One genomic window of Glycine soja cultivar W05 chromosome 9, ASM419377v2, whole genome shotgun sequence includes the following:
- the LOC114367994 gene encoding putative ALA-interacting subunit 2 translates to MDLDGGCSSTVSTGAQAIPGRSTRHGAFYRFTQQNLPACKPVLTPAAVIATFLLMGFIFIPVGLVTLRASNSVVEIVDRYDIDCVPEDFRSNKVAYIKDDSIAKNCSRLLKVLKPMKAPIYIYYQLDNYYQNHRRYVKSRSDLQLLHGLGYNDTSSCKPLESSHNLPIVPCGLMAWSLFNDTYTFSRGPSELKVNRKNIAWKSDRDHKFGNHVYPFNFQNGTLIGGGKLDPSIPLGDQEDLIVWMRTAALPTFRKLYGRIEEDLDADDVIVVHLENNYNTYSFGGKKKLVLSTSSWLGGKNDFLGVANLFVGAFCILISIIFLLLHVKNPRPYGDTAYLSWNRKNIAS, encoded by the exons ATGGATCTTGACGGAGGGTGTTCGTCAACAGTTAGCACAGGAGCACAGGCAATTCCAGGACGTTCAACACGACATGGTG CGTTCTATCGGTTTACACAGCAGAACCTTCCAGCATGTAAACCTGTGCTTACACCTGCAGCA GTCATTGCTACATTTCTATTGATGGGTTTCATTTTCATTCCTGTTGGACTTGTTACACTTCGTGCCTCAAATAGT GTTGTTGAAATTGTGGATAGGTATGACATTGATTGTGTACCTGAAGACTTTAGAAGTAACAAGGTCGCGTATATTAAAGATGACTCAATTGCCAAAAACTGTTCACGATTGTTAAAG GTACTTAAgccaatgaaagcaccaatttACATATATTATCAGCTTGATAACTATTACCAGAACCACCGACG GTATGTCAAAAGTAGAAGTGACCTGCAACTCTTACATGGACTTGGATACAATGACACCAGTTCTTGTAAACCTTTAGAGTCCTCACACAATCTTCCAATTGTACCTTGTGGGTTGATGGCGTGGAGTCTGTTCAATGATACATATACATTCAGTCGTGGGCCATCAGAATTGAAGGTCAATAGGAAGAATATTGCGTGGAAGAGTGATCGTGATCACAAATTTGGAAACCATGTTTACCCATTTAATTTTCAGAATGGGACTTTAATTGGGGGTGGAAAGCTGGATCCAAGTATTCCT CTTGGTGATCAAGAAGATCTCATAGTTTGGATGCGGACTGCTGCTCTCCCTACCTTCCGAAAGTTATATGGTAGAATTGAAGAGGATTTGGATGCAGATGATGTCATAGTAGTCCACCTAGAGAATAACTATAACACTTACAGTTTTGGAGGAAAGAAGAAGCTTGTTCTATCAACATCAAGCTGGCTGGGTGGAAAAAATGACTTCCTTGGAGTTGCCAATTTATTTGTTGGTGCCTTCTGTATATTAATCTCCATCATCTTCCTGTTGCTTCATGTGAAAAATCCTAG ACCTTATGGGGACACGGCCTACTTATCTTGGAATAGGAAAAACATTGCTAGCTGA